The window TCGCGCACCTGCTCAATGAACCAGTCCCGATGCGGGGCGTGCCGTTGTGCGAAACCTTCCCGGACCGTTTCACCTGCATGGAACAGGTGCTCTTCGAGGTGGGAGCGGTAAGACAGGTGTCCACTGAACAGACCATGTGGGTACAGGGCTGCGTTGAGGGTCAGGATTTGCACCACCAGAGGAATTTTCATGCCGGGTTGGGCTTTCAGTTGCTGGAGGGTGGCATGCACAGGTTTCAAAAGGCTGTGCATATAACGGTCCCTGAGCGTCTGGGTCTGGGCATTTCCCAGCAAAGCCGAGCGGTCCGGGGCCTCTCCGATGTGCACGGTGTTGTCGGGCCAGAGGGGCAGGTAAGGACCAGGTTCCACTTCGAGGATGCCCAGTTTTTCGGCCTCTTTCAGGTAGCGGTCTGCATCGAGGGGTTGGGCAGAGGGGGCCGCTTGCAGGTGGTCCCGGACCAGAGACTGCGCCTCGATGATCAGGTCCTTGTGGTCGGTGTCCAGCACCAGACGGACGTGTGGGCCGTGTTTCCAGTGGCGTTCCAGATGGACGTGACGCACCCCTTCTTTGCTCTGGAGGTTCAGGGCCAGAGGGACCAGCAAATCGGTGAGCAATGCCTTTTTGGAAGGCTGGTGGTAGACAACGTACAGGGCTTGCTTCATTTGCGGTCTCCTTGGGTGACTTCCATCAGGATTTCGAGGGTGTGGGGTTCACCGCTGTGCATCAGGGTGTTGCCGGGCTCGGGGAGGCAGGGCTCGAAGGTGAAGCCGTGGGTGCTGTCGCGCAGCCATTTGGCGAAGTACCGCACCCCCAGAGCGCTGTCCAGATCGAGGTACTGGGGTTTGACGCTGCCGCGCATCACCCGGTCCTGCCAACTTTTCAGGTCTGCGCTGGCGGGCTTGGCCTCTTCCAGAGCCCTCGCAAAGAACCGGGCAGGGAGACTGTGCTCCTGACGCCACAGGTTGAGACGCACAAAGTAGGCTTCGTCGGTTTCCTGTGCTTCTTGCATTGGAATCAGGCTTCTGGGGACCACATGGCGGGGTCTGGCAAGCACCACCTGTCCGAAAGCCACCTCTGGAAGGTGAATCACCGTGTGGGGATTTTCGGCTTGCAGGATTTTCTGGGCGGCGTCCAGCAGGTAAGGGGTCAGGAGGCCCGAGTTGCAGAAGGTCACCAGAAAGCTCTCCATTGGAGGCAGAATCTGCGAGATCAGGAAGCCCGAGTACAGGACCTGCACTTCCTGTCCGGTGCCTTTGTGGAACACCTTCAGGTCGTCTGCGGTGCGGCGCAGCTCCAGATCGGAAAACGCAACTTTGGTGGGGTCTCCGGTGTTGTCGATGTCCAGTTCAAAAGGGGTGAACGTGGGATGCAGGTTGGCGTTGAAGCCATACACGCTGTTCAGGCCGACCAGCATCACCTCTGAAAAGTGCTCCTGAGCCCCAGAGCGCACCCGTTCTTGCATCTCGGGGTGCAGGCCGGGCAGGAACCGGCTGAAGTACTGTCCGTGCCCCTGATACATCTGGTTGATGTAAATTTGAATGCCGTTTTCGGTCCGGGCAGGCTGGGCGAAAATCCCGTAAGCGTAATCCTGCTTGTGCCATTCGGCGGGCATGCTCTGGGCCCAGGTTTTCAGTTGTTCACGGTCGAGACGGAGGGGGGTCTGGTGGCGGGCCGCTTGCAGGTAAGCGGTCTGGAAGGCTTTCTGAACGGCCTGTGCCTGTACGATGGTCGGGTTTTTGCGCAGTTCAGGGGTGAGGCCCTGCATGGCCAGCTTCAACCAGTCGTTGAACAGCTCAGGGTTTTGCATCAGGAAGGTTTCCAGATCCAGGCGACCCGAGGGGCACTGGGCATCAAACACCTGCTGCACCAGCGGTTTGAACATCAGGTGGGTGTCGTACACCCTCAGGACCGAAATCAGGTCTGCGAGGTCCTGATGCACACTCTGCCAGTCCTGCTCGGGCAGGCGGAGCAACTCGGGGCTGGACACGTCCTCATAGAAGAGTGGGCCAGAGGGCAACGTCTGTCCGTACAGGCTGTAAGCTTCGGTCCAGAGGTGACGCAGGCGGGCCTGAATGCGGGGGCGTTCTGCACTGTGGGCCTGGGCAAACGTGCGGGTCAGTTGGTCCACTTCTTCAAAGAGCAGGGCAGCAGGGGTTTGCTTCAGGGTGTGCAGGTAAGCAATCAAGTCCCTCAAGATGTCGGTGGTCTGGGAGGGGATCGGAACCACAGGTTGCAGGAAACCGACCTCTTGCAGTTTGTTCAGGTAATTCAGGCAGGCGTCCCACTTCTCGGGGGTGACTTGCAGCACATCCACCCACTCTGCAAGGGTGTGCGTTCCAGAGGAGGCCATCAGGAGGTCCATCACCGGGGTCTTTTTCAGGCGGATGGTGCGTGTGGCGACCTTGTGGGCTCTGGGCTGGCGTTCCTTTTCATCAATGCGCTGTTCAAAGACCACCTGTTCGTCCAGCAGACGGACACGGGGATTCACCTGAAACTGCACCAGAGGCAGCACCTCGGGGTGTTGCAGCACCGCGTCCAGCAAACGCCGAACCATGATGTGGTGGGGGGTGCTGGTGGCCTGCACTTCAGGCAACGGCAGGGTTTGAAGGGCTTCTTTCTCCCAGACTGCCCCTACCAGAGCGGTGTAGTGGCTGAAAGGGCTGGTTTTCAGGGCAGCACGGGTCGCAAATTGCAAGAGCGAATGCTCGGTTTTGCGGATGCGGGAACGGTGCTCGGGCAGGGGGGTTCTGGCGTAGGCCTGTGCTGCTTCCAGCATTGAGGGGCTGGACACCGCAAGGGCCTTGAGAAAAGTTTCGTTCTGGCACACCCCTTGCAGGGCTTCGCGTTCCTGCTGCTGGCGCTTCAAAAATTCCTGTTGCAGTTCGTTCAAAAGGTCCTGCTGGCGGCGGTACACTTGCAGGTGGTGCTGGGTTTCAGGGTCCAGCAGTTCCAGCACGCCTTCGGGCAGGGGTTTCAGGGGGCGGCCATTGAAAAGGTCCCGTCTGAAAGCGATCAAAAATGACTTCTGGGGTTCTGGCAGGGAGGGAATCCTCTGGTACAGGCGCTCGCAGCACTGCTCACGCTGACCGTTCAGGAACATCTGAAGCCTGTGGAGTTCCTGCCAGGCACCATCCAGACCTGCACCGAAACCAAGCTTGCCAGCAGAGAGAGGATTGAAACGCACCAGAGCGGAGGAGGACACCTTGGCTTGGACTTCACTGATTTGGGATTTCGCAACCTGTTGCATCACCGGTTTTTTCCTTTGCTGAAAAAATGTCTTTGAAAAAGGCCCCCAGCCTTTGCCAGGGGCCAGCCTCGGGGGTTCTTCAGGGGGCGACTTGCTCGCTGGCCTCAAGGTTGCAGCAGCAGGAGGAGCTACCGCAGCAAGAAGAGCTTCCGCAACTGCTGCTTCCAGAGGAGGCTCCGGTTTCGGCAAGGCCGGTGGAGTCACGCACTTCGCTGATTTCGAGGGTGTCGAGGTTGAAGTCCACGTCGTTCAGGTTGTTCAGGTTCTGGCTCATGTTGGTTCTCCTTTAAAAGTTGGAAAGAGGGCTTGATTCTGAGGGCCAATGAAGGGGTTTCAGGTTGATTTGCGGGTTACTGGGCTTCCATGCTGCAGCAGCAGGAGGAGCTTCCGCAGCAAGAGGAACTGCCGCAACTGCTGCTTCCGGAAGAGGCTCCGGTTTCGGCGAGGCCGGTGGAGTCACGCACTTCGCTGATCTCCAGGGTGTCGAGGTCAAACTCCAGGTCCTGCATGATGTCTTTTTTCTGGTTCATAACTTCCTCCTTGAAAGGTGTGGGGCGAAAGGTTTGGGGTGGATTTTCGGGGACGTCTCAGAGAGAGGTCTTGCCTTCGTCTTTGTGGTACCCGTACAGGGCGATCAAGCTGAACAGCACTGCGAAACCGGCCAACCAGAGCACGTGGGACAGCACATTCACCTCTGGTGCACCCCCGATCTGGCTGAGGGCCAGTTGCGAAAAGTGGTAGGGGGGCAGGAACACGGCAATCTTCTGGAAGAACTCGGGCAGTTGAGAGAGGGGAATCCACAGGCCCGAGGCAAAGGACATCGGGATGTAGATCAGGTTGGCAATGGCGGGAGAGGCCATCGGACTGGACAGGAAACCCAGAGCCAGACCCATTGCAGAGAAGGGCAGGGCACCCAGAATCAAGACTCCGGCCAAGGAGAACCACATTTGCAGGTCCATCTGGACTTTGCCGACCAGCATCCCGAGGGTGAACAGCAGCATCACGATGATGCAGTTGAACAGGGTCGCCATCAGGATTTTGGAGATCAGGAAAGCAGAGGGGGGCATGGGAGAGACTTTCTTGACCAGCAGCCAGCCCACACCGCGTTCGGTGGCGATGCCCACCCCGAAGCTGAACAGGGAGCAACCGATCACCCCGAAAGCCCCGTACGTGGCGAGCATGTACATCGGGATGCGCAGACCGCCTGCACCCACCTGATTCCCGAAGGTCAGTCCGAAGATGGCGTAGAACATCAGGGGAAAAACCAGCGTGGGAACCACGAACATTGGGTTGCGCAGCAGTTTCAAGAATTCGGTCTTGGTTTCGATCAGGTAGATTTTCAGCAGGTTGGCCTTGCGTTTTTTGCGGGCCACATACTGGGTGGGAAGGGTGGTCACGCGGCACCTCCTTTTTGGGTCAGTGCGAAGAACACATCTTCCAGATCGGCAGGGCGCACTGCGAATTCTTTGAGGTTGGGGTCGATTTCGTACAGGCGGGGGGCAATCACCTCATCGGCATTGACCACCAGTTTGATGCGGTCTCCGTCTTGCTGCACGGTGCGAACACCAGCAATCTGACTGAAAGCGGAACTGGGCAGGCTGCTCTTGAAAGACACGTGCTGGATGGAGAGGTCGGCTTTCAGGGCGTGGGGGGTGGCCTGTTTGATGATCTGTCCCTGATCGATCATCACGATGCGGTCTGCCAGAGCGTCTGCCTCTTCCAGATGGTGGGTGGTCAGCAGCACGGTTTTGCCGCTCTGGATGAAGCCTTTGACCTGTTTCCAGAAGTCGCGGCGGGTTTCCACGTCCATGGCGGTGGTGGGCTCGTCCATCACGATCAGCTCGGGGTTGCCGCAGATGGCGATGCCAAAGCACACCTTGCGTTTCTGGCCTCCCGAGAGCTTGCCGTACAGGCGGGTCGAAATGTCGGTGAGTCCGGCCATTTCCAGCACCTGCTGGAGGGGAAGGGGATCGGGATAGTAGCTGCTGAACAGTTCGATCAGTTCCCGCACACTCAGGTTGTAGGCCAGAGCGGCGCTTTGCAGCATGCATCCGGTGCGGATCCGGTGGCTGGCGATGGTGGGGTCTCCTCCGAAGACCCGCACGCTGCCCGAGGTGGGCTTCAGAAGTCCAAGGATCAGGTTGACGAGGGTGCTTTTGCCTGCCCCGTTGGGTCCGAGCAGGGCCACCACTTCACCTGAGCGCACTTCCAGAGAGGTGCTCTTGAGGGCCTGGATGTTGCCGTAGTTTTTGCTGACGGCTTCAATGCTGAGGATGGTCTGGGGGGGCGCACCGGCTTGGGTGAGCACTGCTGAAGCGCTGTGCGTGTTGTGCCACACTGTTATCACTCCTTTTCTTGATGGTCTTGCGGGTGATTTCGCTTTGCTGTCTCTTCAAAGCTGAGGTCAGTATGGGCCGGAGACACGGACACCCCGGAGACACCAGCGGGAACAGCAAGGTCATGCTGTCCCTCTTGAGCAGAAACCATAAAAATACCATTCCAAACAGGATTTTTGACCAGAGACACCGTTTGTCTCTGGTTTGCTGTCTCCGTGTCTCCGGGGTGTCTCCGGGGTCACCGTAATCTGATCCCATCAAAGCAGGAAGCAAGGACGAAAGTCCTCAAGAATCCCAAACGCTCCACACGAACACCAGCAGGAACACCAGCAAGACCCCGAGGAGGAAGTTATGAAAAAAGCATGGATCGCTCTGGTTGCCGCCCTTCTGACCGTCGCCGCTCACGTCACTGTGCAAAACACCGCTGTTGCCCACAGCACCGAAATGAACCTGATGGCCGAATCTGGCGGTTCCACCCTACCTCCCCTCCCCACCGGATCTTCTGCTCCTGTTCCTCCCCTCCCCCCCGTTCCCCCCACCATCTGAACCTTCCAAAATTCAAACCCGATTGAAAAGAACACCCCGGAGCGTGCACTCCGGGGTGATTTCTTGGGTTTTCTGTGTTGTCCAATGAAGCAACTTTTCAAAAGCCAGAGCTACTGCTTTCAGCAGAAGTCAGTTGAACTGACTTCTGCTTGAGCAAAGCGAATGGAAAGGTCAGGAAACCACAACGAGGTTGCTGCAACCTCTGCTCAGATCAGTAACACGCTCAGGAACTGCGCAAAGCCCGCACCTTCTGCAGCACAGAGGTGTTGAACACCTGATCGTTGATGGCCTCCAGATGGTTGTTGATGACCTCCACCACCCCATCGTGGTATTCGTCCATGCGCAAAACGTCCATGCACACATCGATGCCTTCTCTGGGGTCCTGAGAACGGGCGAGGTGCACCGCGGCATTCAGGATCTGCTGGCGCACATCTTCACGCAACTGGGCGATCCATTCGGTGTCCAGCTCTGGGAGGAGTTCTTTTTTCTTCCTCAGCACCTCCAGCAACCATTTGCGGTCCACCTGAGGGGTGCGCAACTGCTCGAAGTCCAGTTCAAACTGGAATTTTTCGGAAATGCGGTAGATGTTGTTCTCGAAGATGATCGGGTTGAAGCTGAGGGCCATCCGCTCCGAGAGGGTGTTGCGCAGACGCCGCACCAGCACCTTGAAGTATTCGATGTTGCGGGGGTCGCGGTCTCCGTCGTAGAGGGCACTGACCAGTTGGTCACGGGTGCATCCGCCGTGAAGCAGCAAAAACAGCATGATTTCTGCGGACTTTTTGTAGGGAATGCCGATCTTCTGGTCTTCAAAGAGCAAGGCAAACTCGCCCAGAGTCACCACTTTCACCCCAAGGCGGGAGACTTCAGGGAGGGGCTCGGGGGCTTCAGGGGCCTCCTCAAAGAGCAGGGCGTCGCTGGTCTGAAACGCCAGATGCATGCTGGAATGCATGGGGGTCCGTTCGATGCGGGCTTTGAGATACTTGGCCCGTTCGCGCCGAAAGCGGTCCAGTTTCTGGATGTCTGCGTCCAGCAAACGGCCCAGAGCCTGCTGGGGTTGTGCAGCAGCCAGATCCAGCATCGCCTCGTAGAACTTGCCCACTGCGCCAAGGGTGGTCAGGGAGGGCATTTTACGCAGTTCTTCCAGCCCTTGCTGGTGGGGTTGGCGGTTTTTGATGCGCACTTCGCAGAGCTTGTAACGCAGGCGGATCAGGTCCCGTTCCAGCTTGAAATCCTGAGCCACTCTGGCAGCCTTCTGGTAATACGTTTCTGCCTCTGTGAAGTGCGTTCCGATGTTGTAAAAGTCACCGAAGTTCTCGTAGGCCACCATGCGGTAATGGCTGTCGGTTTTTTCTGCGAGTTCCACACACTGTTCCAGCAGTTGCAGGGCTTCGGTGGTTTTGCCGGTGTTCATGTACAGGTCCGAGAGGTTGCCCAGAGAGATCATCAGCATCTGGTGTTTGCCTTCCAGATCGTACACTTCGATGGCTTCACGCAGTCCTTGCTCGATGTCTTCGATGGGGTGTTCCAACTGGTTTTTGATGCTGGACATGTGGGTGATGATGTGGGCACGCAGCACTTCGTCTTCCAGCGATTCACAGTGCTGCAAAGCCTGCTGGTTGAGGGTCAAGGCTTCCTCAGGTTGCCCTGCAAAGGCCAATTCCCACGCCTTGAGGCGCAAAGCCTCGGTGTGGGTGCGCTCTGAGGCACTGGCCTTGAGCACCTGATTGCACAGGGAAATCACCCGTCTGGAGTCTCCCCTGCGGTTGGCCAGAAACGCCTGCTGAAGCAGCACTTTGCCCTGCAAGTCTTCTTGCTGGATGTCCCTGAGCAGGGTTTCGGCACGGACCAGTTCTCCGGTGTCGGTCCAGGATTGGGCCAGTGCATACTTCAATTCATCGGGCAACTCTGAAGTGCGAAACAACTCCAGAATCCGGCGCACCAAACTGTACTCGTAACGCCCGAGCAGGTTGGGGATGATGCTGCGGGTGACCCTGAGGGCTTCTGCGGTGTACCGCACGGTCAGGTAATGGGTGATGGCCTCCAGAAAACGCCGTTCCTCTTCGGCTTTGCGGGCCGCCGCCACATGCAGCAGGCGGTAACGCTCGGGGTTTTTCTTGAGGTGTTGCTCAAGGGCTTTGAGCAAAAGACCATGGGGGCGGTATTGCTGCTGGCCCAGCGGAATCACTGGAAGCCCGGCTTTTTTGAGGTGGTGTTCCCAGTCGAAGGGATAGAGCACCCCAACAGATTCAAATTCGTTTTCGCTCCAGAGGTCCAGCACACTGGCCTCGGTGAGCCAGTCCAGCATCTCGGGGGGGAGGCGCTGCAAAAAGTCTTCCATCAGGTCTTGCGGACCCACGTAATGGCCTGCCCCTGAAGCCACCAGAGCCACACACACCGGCCAGCCTTCAAATTGCTGGTGCACCTGCTGGGCTTCTGGCACAGGAACATTCAGGAGGCTCTGGCACTCCTGCGGACTGAACATCAGTTCGCGGATGCCGTACACCACCGCCTGCCCTCGGGCCACCCATTGCCCGATCCTCAAGGACTGGGCATCGAAAGTGGACATCAAGACCTGGTGTCCCTCAGTGAGAGCGCCCACAAAAGCGTTCAGCCAACGCAGGGCGTCTGCCCCGAGGTGTTCGGCCTGATCCAGAAAAATGCGCAAGTTGAGTTCCAGATCATCGAGGTCACGGGCCAGTGCGACAGCGGTGCGCTCTGGGTTCCAGGTGTGTTGCAGGGCTTCTTGCGAATGCACGAAGGACAGGCCTGCAATGGCATGGCTGAGGGCACGGGTCAAGACCGTGTGCAGTTGGACCGGTTCGGATTCGTTGGGGGTGAGGGTGAGCCAGATGCTTTCCTGGGGGTGCTGGCGGGCAATCTGGGCCAGCAAAGTGGTTTTGCCATATCCACTCGGGGCAGAGAGGACCACCATGCGGGCTTCTCGGCTCTGTTCAATGGCACTGCACAGGGTTTCTCTGTTCAGCTCCGTCTTGAGGGGTTGCGGGATCTGGGTGTGATTCTTCAAGTGTGCGGTCATTGGGGTTTCCTTGGGAGAACACAACATCACAGAGAAAAGGGGGGGTATGAGACATCATATTTCCTTACAATCATGACGTTCTCCATTCGGGATTTCCCTTATGTCCCATCAGAACAGCAATGAAGACAACAAAGACCAGCAGGTGACCTGTCACGATGGCCTGATCATTTCTGCTTCTGGAGTTGTGGTTTCCTGAGCAACATCCAACCCACGCTGATCAATGCAATCAGAACGCACCCTGCAATGATCCAGATCTGGTACTGCTGCCACCACTTCAAAAAAGCTTCCCCGGATTTCCAGAGGCCATACTGCCAGACCCCCACCCACAATGCAGCCCCAATCAGGCTGAACACCGAAAAACGTCGGAAGCCCACCCCGGCCAGACCTGCATAAAGAATGAAAGGGGTGCGCAAAAAGCCCAGCCACCGGCTGATCACAATCACCCAGAAATCGTTCTTGTCGTACCAGCGTTTCACATCTTCCAACTGCACCGCATTGCGGGCTTTCTCTGGCAGGTAAGCGGCAATTTTGTGCCCAAACAAATACCCCAGCACATTCCCGATCCAGTTCCCCAGCGTGCCCCACAACACCGCTTCCCAGAAGGTGGTTTTGCCTGCATGAATCAGCAGACCTTCGGTGACCCAGAGCAACTCAAAAGGAATACCGGGCACCCCAATCCCCTCGATGAGCAGCACCACAAACAACAAAACATGCACCAGCAAGGGTTCGAGGTTCAGAAGCCAGTCGGGCAATTGCACCCATCCAGAGTAGCAGTTGCCTTGCTCTGAATGTCTGCAGAACCTGCATGTGAACCAGATTGAGTTTCCCTCAAACGCCCATGAAGGGCCCATTTCATGTGGTTGATAAGCTTCAAGAGGACCCTGAGAACAGATTGGAGGTCACATGAACACCTTTTTCAGACAGTTTGCCCAGAAAACCGCAGAAGTCACCGGATCTGCATGGGCTTTCATGGTGGCACTGGGCATGATTGTGCTCTGGCTGATCACCGGACCCATGTTCCATTTTTCGGACACCTGGCAACTGGTCATCAACACTTCCACCACCATCATCACCTTCTTGATGGTGTTCCTGATCCAGAACGCCCAAAACCGGGAATCTCGAGCCATCCACCTCAAACTTGATGAGATGATCCGGGCTCTGGAAGCCGCACGCAACAAAATCATCGATCTGGAAGAAGCCAGCGATGAGGAACTGGAAGAGTTGCAGCAGGAATTTCGCGAGGTCAAAAAACAGGCCCAGTGACCTGATCAGGGCAACGGGGCTTTTTGCTGAATGAACGCTTGCACGGTGTTCCACATGTGTCGGGTACTGGTGTGGTGGAGGTCGTAATAGGTCACGAACACATCCTGTCCCTTGAACGCTGGCAGTTTGAACTCAGGCTTGCCCTCCCCTTTGCACACATACCGCTCTTGCAAGGCAGGGTTTTCTGCACCATCTCTGGCAAGGTGAACCGCTGTCACTTTGTTGCCTGCCTTTTTGCGCACTGCCAGCAAATCACACTGCTGCTTGTACGGAATCAGCGGATCTTGAGCAGCAATCAGGTTCAAAACCGGAGCCTTGATCTGGCTCGCAGCCTTGAGGGGTTGGCGTTTCTCGTACTGCTCTGGGGCATCCTCGGGGGTGCCACCAAAAATGCTGTACCAGCGTTTCAGGGCATCTGGACGGGAAGCCCTCAGGATGCGGATTTGCTGGGCAAAATCCATCGGGGTCACCAGCACCGCCACCCCGAGCACATCTTTCTGCCCCGCACTGGCTTTCAGGGCGATGCACCCGCCCAGACTGACCCCCACATGGATCACCCCTCGGGTTTTCAGGCGGTCCTTCACGATTTTCTTGAGGTTCAGAGAATCGTTGACCTCGCCAAGGCAGGCCTCCACCTTGCCTTCACTGCGGCCCTGACCCCGGTAAGCGCTCTGGGCGATCACATACCCGAGGTTGGCGTACTCCTGGCACTTTTTCACATCGGTCTCGGTGTCAAAACCCCCGTGCTCCAGCATCACCAGAGGGGTGCCTGCCTTGAGGTTCTGGGGGGCACACACCAGAGAATCGATTTTCAGGCCATCGCTGGTGTAGAGCACCTCACTGAGGTTGTTTCTGCCCTGCTTGACGGTGCGCCACTCTGCCTGATGGGTGTCTTTCTGCACCTCTGGCGGCGTTTCAGGCTTGGGGGTTTTTTCCTGTGCTGGCCGCACCTGATTCTGATCTGTTTTCTGAGGCTTTTCGCAACCGGTCAAAAGCAAGAGGCACAATCCCAGAGACATCAAGGCACGCATGGTCCATCAAGTATACCGATCTTCTGCAGGCTTCAATGCGGTCCACCACCTGAAGAAAAACAGTGGTTTCTCTGATTGCCCCTCAACGGGAGGGAACCTGCACTTCAACTTTTGCCAGCAAAGGATGGTCACCCCAGACTTCACACCTGAAGAATTGATTCTTGATTTCACCTGAATCTGTTGTGTATCTCGCGGTTGCCACCCACACTGCACCTTGATGCTCTGGTTTGAGGCGAAAATCATTCCATGCATGCTCCCCAACGCCCACATCCAGAATGGTGATGGGAACTGAAAACTTTCTCTTGACCTCTTTCAAACAAGCTTTTTGTTGGTCTTGAGCCGTCAAGGGAAAATGCGAATCAAAAGAAAACGGCCATTGGACATACCATAAAATTGCACCCAAACTCAAAAAAACAATGAATTGCCTGTAAAGATAAGGCCGTTCATTTTTTGATTTTTTCACTTCCAGAGCATATCACCCGATGGTCTCTGGACTGGGGCTCAACGCAATCACAGGACTCAAAACAAAATTCATCCGGGACGCAGGCGCTCATCGGTGACCCAGAACACAAAAGCAGCCACCACACCCAGCCAACCCCAGTAAGGCCCCACAGAGAACAAAAACAAGCACCCACCCAGCAGGTGAATGCCCAGAGCCGTCCATTTTCTGGGGTATTTCCAGCTGGCTGCAAAACGGTCAGAGAGTGCTGTGACCAGCAAAGCAGGAAAAAGACCATAAAAAGGTGCAAAAAGGGCCGTCAGGGCCATGACCTGATACGCCTGATCGAACGTGCCATCCAGAAAAGTCATGGTGCCCATGATCAGGGAAATGACCACCACAGCCATCAACAAAGCTTTCAATTTTCGGGCCAGCCACTTCCAGAAGACCATGTCTCAGGGTAGCCCTTTTGCAAAAGGGCTCTGGCGCAACCATCACATCCTGTTCAAGCTCTGGGCGGTTTGGCTTTCGGATGGCGCACGGTTTCATCGAGCCACCAGAACACCACCATCAAAA of the Deinococcus misasensis DSM 22328 genome contains:
- a CDS encoding low affinity iron permease family protein; its protein translation is MNTFFRQFAQKTAEVTGSAWAFMVALGMIVLWLITGPMFHFSDTWQLVINTSTTIITFLMVFLIQNAQNRESRAIHLKLDEMIRALEAARNKIIDLEEASDEELEELQQEFREVKKQAQ
- a CDS encoding alpha/beta hydrolase family protein codes for the protein MRALMSLGLCLLLLTGCEKPQKTDQNQVRPAQEKTPKPETPPEVQKDTHQAEWRTVKQGRNNLSEVLYTSDGLKIDSLVCAPQNLKAGTPLVMLEHGGFDTETDVKKCQEYANLGYVIAQSAYRGQGRSEGKVEACLGEVNDSLNLKKIVKDRLKTRGVIHVGVSLGGCIALKASAGQKDVLGVAVLVTPMDFAQQIRILRASRPDALKRWYSIFGGTPEDAPEQYEKRQPLKAASQIKAPVLNLIAAQDPLIPYKQQCDLLAVRKKAGNKVTAVHLARDGAENPALQERYVCKGEGKPEFKLPAFKGQDVFVTYYDLHHTSTRHMWNTVQAFIQQKAPLP